One window from the genome of Natrialba magadii ATCC 43099 encodes:
- the ribH gene encoding 6,7-dimethyl-8-ribityllumazine synthase has product MTTLGLVVAEFNRPITEQMEQEAKATAQAAGATIYDTVSVPGVYDAPLAADRLARRSDVDAVAVIGTVITGDTNHDQVITDATAQQLADVSLERDTPVTLGVTGPGMSAAEARERIENAGKAVEGAIDLVDELPAADPDATAD; this is encoded by the coding sequence ATGACCACGCTCGGATTGGTGGTCGCGGAGTTCAACCGACCGATCACCGAGCAGATGGAGCAAGAGGCCAAAGCCACAGCGCAGGCTGCGGGTGCGACGATCTACGACACCGTTAGCGTCCCTGGTGTCTACGACGCCCCACTCGCGGCGGACCGACTCGCCCGACGGTCGGACGTCGACGCCGTCGCTGTCATCGGCACCGTCATCACCGGCGATACCAACCACGACCAGGTTATCACCGATGCGACCGCCCAGCAACTCGCAGACGTCAGTCTCGAGCGTGATACCCCGGTTACACTCGGCGTCACCGGCCCCGGTATGTCCGCGGCCGAAGCGCGCGAGCGCATCGAGAACGCGGGCAAGGCAGTCGAGGGCGCGATCGACCTCGTCGACGAACTGCCCGCAGCCGACCCGGATGCGACGGCCGACTAG
- a CDS encoding pyridoxal phosphate-dependent aminotransferase yields the protein MTMEFTDRVTRVEPSATLAISALATELEQEGADVVDLSVGEPDFPTPQNIVDAGQDAMDAGHTGYTTSAGILKLREAISEKLAADGLDHGPEEIIVTPGAKQALYEIIQALVQDGDEVALLDPAWVSYEAMVKMAGGDLTRVDLSETEFQLEPALDDLEAAVSDETELLIVNSPSNPTGAVYTDAALEGVRDLAVEHDITVISDEIYKEITYGVEPTSLGTLEGMAERTITVNGFSKAYSMTGWRLGYFAGPKDLIDQAGKLHSHSVSSAVNFVQHAGVEALENTDDAVADMVEAFGERRELVIDLLDDHGVDVAVPDGAFYMMLPVADDDQAWCEGAIEDAHVATVPGSAFGTPGYARISYAASEERLEEGIERLAEEGYL from the coding sequence ATGACCATGGAATTCACCGACCGCGTAACCCGAGTCGAACCGTCAGCAACCCTCGCCATCTCCGCGCTCGCAACCGAACTCGAGCAGGAGGGCGCGGACGTCGTCGACCTCTCCGTCGGCGAACCTGACTTCCCGACGCCGCAGAACATCGTCGACGCCGGCCAGGACGCCATGGACGCCGGCCACACCGGCTACACCACCTCCGCCGGCATCCTCAAACTCCGCGAGGCCATCTCCGAGAAACTCGCAGCAGACGGCCTCGACCACGGCCCAGAAGAGATCATCGTCACCCCTGGCGCGAAGCAGGCGCTCTACGAAATCATCCAGGCACTCGTCCAGGACGGCGACGAAGTCGCGCTGCTCGACCCCGCGTGGGTCTCCTACGAAGCGATGGTCAAGATGGCCGGCGGCGACCTCACCCGCGTCGACCTCTCCGAGACGGAGTTCCAGCTCGAGCCCGCACTCGACGACCTCGAAGCCGCCGTCTCTGACGAGACCGAACTGCTGATCGTTAACTCGCCATCGAACCCGACCGGTGCCGTCTACACCGACGCCGCACTCGAGGGCGTCCGTGATCTGGCTGTCGAACACGACATCACGGTCATCTCGGACGAAATCTACAAGGAGATTACCTACGGCGTCGAACCGACGAGTCTCGGGACACTCGAGGGCATGGCCGAGCGCACGATCACCGTCAACGGCTTCTCGAAGGCCTACTCGATGACCGGCTGGCGGCTCGGTTACTTCGCTGGTCCCAAAGACCTGATCGACCAGGCCGGCAAACTCCACAGCCACTCGGTCTCCTCGGCTGTCAACTTCGTCCAGCACGCCGGTGTGGAAGCGCTAGAGAACACCGACGACGCAGTCGCCGACATGGTCGAGGCCTTCGGCGAGCGCCGCGAACTCGTCATCGACCTGCTCGACGACCACGGCGTCGACGTCGCAGTTCCGGACGGCGCGTTCTACATGATGCTCCCCGTAGCAGACGACGATCAGGCCTGGTGTGAAGGTGCGATCGAGGACGCCCACGTCGCAACGGTCCCCGGCAGCGCGTTCGGGACACCTGGCTACGCGCGAATCTCGTACGCCGCGAGCGAGGAGCGACTCGAGGAGGGTATCGAGCGGCTGGCTGAGGAAGGCTACCTGTAA